A segment of the Candidatus Pelagisphaera phototrophica genome:
CGGCAAAAACCCAATGAGTACCACTGCCAAGTGATTGACCTTGGGCGCGGTGAAGATTGGGAAATATCTCCGAGATAAATACCAGATAACCGCTCCCTGTCCCACGGCATGTGCGGCGATAAATGCAAAACGGAACAATGGCAAAACTCTCAGATGCAAATGCCCAGGCACAAGGCCCCAAAAATAGGGCCCTAAGTGAGGCATAGCTCCTGACCTGCAGCGTAAGGAGATTATTAGAACACAGCGATCCCGTAGGTCCTCCCCAATTGGAGCACACCGTAACCTACCTAACGGCCTTCGCTTTTGCGAAATTTCAAGGGTAGCGTTCCCATGTGGCGCTTAAATTGGCGCGTGAAAGAGCTGTGGTCGTAAAATCCACAGTCAAGCGCGATTTCAGTTATGATTTTATTTGTGTACTTTAATTTGTCGGCAGCGATAAGAACGCGTAGTCGGAGAATGTATTCCCGTGGGCTGATACTGAATCGCTTTTTGAATAGCCGCTCCAACTGCCTTTGAGAGAGACCTGCGCGTTGAGAGAGTTCGGGAATGTTGATAGTCTGATCGAAGCTGCCTTTGATTAAGTCGACTACCTTGGAAATAGGGTCATCGGGATCGTCAAACGAGAGCTGATACGGTTGAATGAGCCCGCAAATCGCGACCACTGATCCAGCTTTGTTGAAAATCGGGTACTTGTTTGTGATGTACCATTCGGGAAGTCGATCGCGTGAGGGAAACAGTTCAACCAGATTGAGAAGGGGCTTTCCGGAACGCAGTATCGTTTTGTCGTCCCGAGCGAATTTGTCCTCCATGTATTTTGGAAACATTTCGA
Coding sequences within it:
- a CDS encoding MFS transporter — encoded protein: MCSNWGGPTGSLCSNNLLTLQVRSYASLRALFLGPCAWAFASESFAIVPFCIYRRTCRGTGSGYLVFISEIFPNLHRAQGQSLGSGTHWVFAALLTLFFPSMEEARSGQRCLWLLLLYDDS
- a CDS encoding helix-turn-helix domain-containing protein; this encodes MKSFESCLENFRLGGEFYRLFEHIPKIMFFAKDRKRRLFMGNQRFLEHCGFTSVEELVGKSDIEMFPKYMEDKFARDDKTILRSGKPLLNLVELFPSRDRLPEWYITNKYPIFNKAGSVVAICGLIQPYQLSFDDPDDPISKVVDLIKGSFDQTINIPELSQRAGLSQRQLERLFKKRFSISPREYILRLRVLIAADKLKYTNKIITEIALDCGFYDHSSFTRQFKRHMGTLPLKFRKSEGR